CACGCCTGCCCGATGATGATCGGGCCGGACCCGATGAGCATGATCTTCTTGATGTCGGTTCTCTTGGGCACTAAAGCTCCTGGATGAAGACGTTATGGAAACCCAGCCGCTCGGCGGCCTCGATCGCCCGGTCGTACTCCTCCGGATCGAGCTTCCGCTCGAATCCCGGCGTCTGCGACGCGCGGTACGCCGGGAAGTACTGTCCCATCAGAGAAAGCGGAAGGTCGGGGCCGAAAGTCCCGCGGAGGTATTCCAGCACCTTTTCCGTCTCCTCCACCTTCCCCGGCAGCACGAGGTGCCGCACTAATACTCCCCTCGTCGCGATTCCGTCCTTTCCGACGGCGAGGAACCCGGTCTGCCGCACCATCTCCGCGAGCGCCGCGTCGTTCCGCGCGGGGTAATCCGGCGCGCCGGAGACCTCTTCCGCCAAAGCGCAGGACCGGTATTTCGCGTCCGGCAGGTAGATGTCGACCACTCCATCGAGCAGCGCCAGCGCCTCGAGGGAATCGTAGCCGTTGGTGTTGTATACGACAGGGATCCCGAAACCCCGCTCCCGGGCGGCGCGCACCGCTTCCGCAAGCTGCGGTGCGTGCGGGGTGGGCGTCACGAAGTTCACGTTGTGCGCCCCCTTTTCCTGAAGACGGAGCAGCTCGCCCGCCAGCGTCTCCGTGTCCATCTCCCGGCCGTTGCCGAGCTGGCTGATGGGGTAGTTCTGGCAGAAGAGGCAGGTCATGTTGCAATGGCTGAAAAAAACCGTCCCCGATCCCCTTGTCCCGGAGACCGGCGGCTCCTCGCCGTGGTGGATGGAAACCGCCGCGACCCGCGCGACCGCCCCCGCGCGGCAGAAACCGCGCTCCCCCGCGAGCCGGTCCGCCCCGCATTCCCGCGGACATAACCGGCAGGGCGCCAGCGGCGATCCTTCCCGTCCCGCCGCAACGCGGGCGGCCGACGATCCGGAGAACGGCACTTAGATCTCCTCCTGTCCCGTGAGGTACCGGTAGAAGCGGGTGAAGAGGTACCGGGAGTCGTGCGGCCCCGGAGACGCCTCCGGGTGGTACTGGACCGAGAAGCAGCGCATCGAGGGGACGGAGAGCCCCTCGACCGTTCCGTCGTTCAGGTTGACGTGCGTGATCCGGGAATCCTTCCCGAGTGAACCCGCGTCCACGGCGTAGTTGTGGTTCTGGCTGGAGATCTCGACCTTCCCGGTGGCGAGGTCCTTCACGGGCTGGTTGCAGCCGTGGTGGCCGAACTTCAGCTTGAAGGTCTTCCCGCCGAGCGCCAGCCCCATGATCTGGTGCCCCAGGCAGATCCCGAACAT
The Thermodesulfobacteriota bacterium genome window above contains:
- a CDS encoding radical SAM protein, which encodes MPFSGSSAARVAAGREGSPLAPCRLCPRECGADRLAGERGFCRAGAVARVAAVSIHHGEEPPVSGTRGSGTVFFSHCNMTCLFCQNYPISQLGNGREMDTETLAGELLRLQEKGAHNVNFVTPTPHAPQLAEAVRAARERGFGIPVVYNTNGYDSLEALALLDGVVDIYLPDAKYRSCALAEEVSGAPDYPARNDAALAEMVRQTGFLAVGKDGIATRGVLVRHLVLPGKVEETEKVLEYLRGTFGPDLPLSLMGQYFPAYRASQTPGFERKLDPEEYDRAIEAAERLGFHNVFIQEL